Genomic DNA from Nitrospirota bacterium:
TCAAGGCCTGAGCTCACTGCAATAAGCACTCCGATGGCAAATAACCCCTCAAGGATCATGGCGCCATAGCCGACCTTTTTGCAATCGGTCTCTTTTGACAACTGCTTTGATGTTGTCCCCCCTGCCACAAGAGAATGAAAACCGGATATTGCCCCGCATGCAACAGTAATGAAAAGCATTGGCCAGATAGGCCCTAATCTTACAGACCCTTCTGTAATGTTCATTGCAGGGGCAGTGACAGTGGTTCCTTGAAGCCCTGAAATGATGCCCCCGCCAATAAGGGCGAAAACCCCTGCGTAAAGGAGAAATGAATTTATAAAGTCTCTGGGCTGAAGCATCATCCAGACAGGTATACCTGCTGCAACTAAGGTATAAACGGATATGATAACCATCCATATCTTAAAATCTATTGAGACCGGATATGCCAGCCCTACAGGGATAGAAACAGAACAGATACCTATTGATAACAAAGATGCTACCGGTATGCTTATCCCTTTCCTGTAAAGCAGAAAACCCATAATCGGAGCGAGGCAGGTTATAACAATAACAGATGTTGATGCAATCCCTCCAATCTGTGCCATTAGTTTATCATCTACTACTTTTGTCTTGATTATTGTTTGTTCAGGCAATCCCATTGCCTCAACTGGCACAAGGGATGTCAATGCAACTGCTGTAAGATTTAAAAATGCAGATGTAACAAGCAGAAGCATTAAAATCGTAAAACTTATAAAAAGGAGAAAGCCCGTTTTCCCGAGACTTTTTTCGCCAATCCGGGCCATGGATTTTCCCTTCTCCCGAAGGCTTGCGAACATGGCTGAAAAATCATGAACCGCACCTATAAAGATTGTCCCCAGGATAATCCAGAGCCAGACAGGAAGATAGCCGTAAATAAGGGCAACAGTAGGGCCGATAACAGGTCCCGCACCTGCAATAGAAGCAAAATGATGGCTGAATACAACAGGGGTTTTTGTGGGGACATAGTCCCAACCATCCATTAATTCAGTGGCAGGAGTGATATTTCTGTCACTTTCATCAAAGACCTTTGCTATATAACCTGCATAAAAGCGGTAAGCCAGTACATAAAGCAATACGCTTAGCAGAATAAGAAGTGCGACATTCATATTTGACCCTTAAATTTTTGGTTCTTCTCGCCGTATTTCACCTCCAGAATCGAAGGCGAATATTTTGGTATTATATACCCCATGGTCGACATCTTCAAGATAACAGCAATATTCATTATTATCATCATCCTTTTAAAAAGGCGGTGGAATCTTGGTCTTGTAATGGCCCTGTCCTCTGTAATCCTTGCCTTTTTCTATCTGCTTAGACCTGAAGATTTCTTCAGGGCATTTTTCAGGTCATCCACTGATATAGCAACCATCAACCTTGTAGTAGCCCTAACCTTAATAAGGGTGTTTGAGAACATCGTGAGGAAAAAAGGGATAATGCAGGAGATGATGGAGGCCTTCAGGGGAATTGTGCTGGACAGAAGGGCATTAATGGCCTCAATGCCTGCACTCATAGGTCTTTTACCATCAATGGGAGGTGCCATCTTCTCAGCACCAATGGTAGAGGAGGCGTCAAAGGGGATTAAGCTACAACCTGAAAAAAAGGCATTTATAAATTATTGGTTCAGACATCCGTGGGAATTTATCCTCCCGCTTTATCCAGGGATAATACTTGCATCGGCAATAACAGCACTACCGCTCAGAGATATAATCATCGCTAACCTGCCACTCGCAATGAGCTTCATAGCAGGAGGCATTATCTGGGGACTTAGAGGTATCGGGTTTCAAAAAGAGGGGACAAAAAAGATGACAGGCAAAGGAATGCTAAGCTTTCTACCGCTGGTCTCAATACTCATCATGGTTATATTGTTTCGCATTGAGCTATTCATCAG
This window encodes:
- a CDS encoding DUF401 family protein, coding for MVDIFKITAIFIIIIILLKRRWNLGLVMALSSVILAFFYLLRPEDFFRAFFRSSTDIATINLVVALTLIRVFENIVRKKGIMQEMMEAFRGIVLDRRALMASMPALIGLLPSMGGAIFSAPMVEEASKGIKLQPEKKAFINYWFRHPWEFILPLYPGIILASAITALPLRDIIIANLPLAMSFIAGGIIWGLRGIGFQKEGTKKMTGKGMLSFLPLVSILIMVILFRIELFISIGVVVIGLFVALRYSFKDILQSFKEGSSIDIVAVILGVMTFKAVMETSGAVANISGFFSREGIPLLPILFFVPFISGLLTGLTIGFVGSTFPLILSLEGSQSIGAISFAFASGYAGVILSPVHVCLVLTREYFKADMAGIYKRIFRASILIVVTAIIVYFLR
- a CDS encoding carbon starvation protein A, whose protein sequence is MNVALLILLSVLLYVLAYRFYAGYIAKVFDESDRNITPATELMDGWDYVPTKTPVVFSHHFASIAGAGPVIGPTVALIYGYLPVWLWIILGTIFIGAVHDFSAMFASLREKGKSMARIGEKSLGKTGFLLFISFTILMLLLVTSAFLNLTAVALTSLVPVEAMGLPEQTIIKTKVVDDKLMAQIGGIASTSVIVITCLAPIMGFLLYRKGISIPVASLLSIGICSVSIPVGLAYPVSIDFKIWMVIISVYTLVAAGIPVWMMLQPRDFINSFLLYAGVFALIGGGIISGLQGTTVTAPAMNITEGSVRLGPIWPMLFITVACGAISGFHSLVAGGTTSKQLSKETDCKKVGYGAMILEGLFAIGVLIAVSSGLDYKQYLEILFPSIEGARSNPVLGFSLGMGGLLQNTFGLPVYIGTIFGILLLEGFVITTLDTAVRLNRYLLEELWGFIFKNPPEIFKTYIFNAFICVLLMFLLAYYNAFLVIWPIFGTANQL